The Dyella sp. 2HG41-7 genomic interval CATACGCCTGGCCGAGCGCGGTCGTCCACGGGATGTTTTGCGCCATCTGACTCAGCACGGCCGGAAACTGCGTAAGTCCTTTGACGCTCGGATCCCAATTTTGCGGCTGCATGGCGGCCTGCAGCAGATCGCCTTTGAGATTCGGATTCTGCGTGACCAGGTTTTCCGCCGCGGTAATCTGATCGGGATACGTGGAACCAGCCAACACTTGCGCGACCAGCTTGTCGGGAAACAACGCGATAGGCGCCACCATCTGGTAGAGCTGGTCCGCCGTTGGCGGCGTATACGCGGGTTGCTGCGGCGCTGTGCTCGCCGCCGCCGGCGCATTGGCTTGGTTTTGCGCCGGCTGTTGATTGCATCCGGCCACGATCAACATGCCTGCGCACATGGCAGCTACGATGGCCACACTCAGCGAATTTCGTTTGCCCACGGCATCACTCCTCGAGCGATATCTGCCACGGGAAAACGAAACATTTTCCCGGATTACGCCACGGACATTCCGTGGCGTTCGAGCCGAGTATGCACACGCTTCTTCGACATTTGGGCAAATGCGCGATAAACGAAAATCGCATTAGGCCGGCGTTTGGCAAACCGGTAAGCTTTGTTTCATAAGTGCGCCAACTATGGCGTCAATTGCTAAGGACGCGTTATTCCATGCATACGATGTATCCCGAAATCGAACCGTATCGCACGCATCGTATCGCCGTGGACGACCGGCATACGCTTTATGTCGAAGAGTGCGGCAATCCGGACGGGCTGCCGGTTGTGTTTTTGCATGGCGGTCCTGGCGCGGGTTTATCGCCGTATCACCGGCGCTTTTTCGATCCGGCACGTTATCGCATCGTCTTGTTCGACCAGCGCGGCGCAGGGCAATCCACGCCCTTCGCCGATCTCACCGACAACACGACCTGGCATCTGGTCGCGGATATCGAAGCGATCCGCGAGCAACTGCAAATCGAACGTTGGGGCGTGTTCGGCGGCTCATGGGGTTCCACGTTGGCGCTGGCGTATGCGCAAACGCACCCCGAGCGGGTGCTCGGCTTGGTGTTGCGCGGCATTTTTCTTTGTCGCCCGGAGGAAGTCCGCTGGTACTACGAAGAAGGTGGCGCGTCGTGGATCTTGCCGGAGAAATGGCAGCGGTACGCCGAAGCGATTCCGCCCGAAGAACGCACCAACATGCTCGACGCGTACTGGAAACGCCTGACCAGCGACGACGAAAACGTCCGACTGCAAGCGGCTACAGCCTGGGGCGCGTGGGAAGGCGGCGGCATCACGCTGGAAGAAAGTCCCGAAACGGAAGCGAGTTTCGCCGCGCCGGAAGTGGCGGTGAGCCTTGCCCGCATCGAGGCGCACTATTTCCGTAACGGCGCCTTTTTGAAACACGATCAATTGCTGCACGGCGTGGAAAAGTTGCGCCGTATTCCCACCGTTATCGTGCACGGGCGTTACGACATTATCTGTCCCGTGAAAAATGCATGCGACCTCGCTGCCGTATGGCCGGAAGCGGAGTTCCATATTGTGCTGGCCGGCCACGCGGCATCGGAGCCGGCCATCGTCGATGTGCTTGTGCAAGCGACAGACAAGCTTGCCGATCGCTACGTCTAGCGTCGCGCAAAGAACGGATATCGGCCCATGCACGGCTTCTGAGATAGTCAGCCGACACACATGAAAAGGTGACGCTCGATGCTCACGCTGTTCGACTACCCCGCTTCCGAAAACGCCTGGAAAGTTCGCCAACTACTGCATCATCTCAAGCGGCCTTATCACACCGTGAACGTCAGCATCTTCGAGGGCGAAGGTCGTACCGCGGCGTATTTGCGCATTAGCCCGACGGGCACGGTGCCGGCGATCCAGCTTGACGATGGGCGCTCGCTGTCCGAGTCGAATGCGATTTTGTTTTTTCTGGCCACGGATACGCCGTATCTGCCCGCTGACGCCTTCGGCCGCGCGAAGGTGCAGCAGTGGCTGAGTTTCGAACAGGAGCGTGTGGAGTCGGTGATCGGTTCGCTGCGTTACTGGACGCTTACCGGAAAGCTGGAGCGCCGCCCGCCGGCTTTAGTTGAGATGAAGCGCGCCGCGGGCGAACGAACGCTGCAGATTCTCGACCGCGAACTGGCTCAACGCCCCTTTCTCACCGATCACGGCTATAGCGTGGCCGACATCTCCCTTTTTGCGTACACCAGCCACGCGGAAGAAGCAGGCTTTTCGCTGGCGCCGCATCCGCATGTTCGTGCGTGGATCGATCGCGTGAAATCGCAACCGGGCTTCCTGGCCACGATGCACCCGTATTCCGACGACCCGCACAGCAGCGGCGAATTGCCGTGACCTAACGTTCGTCACGGGCCAGGAACGAGGAGGGAGTGGCATACTCGCTGCTCCCGATTTTCTTTGGAAGCCGCATGATGTCCCCGCTTCGAACCCTGGCCCTTGGCGCCCTGCTGCTGCCGGTGGCGGCCTATGCCGACGATCCCTATTCCTACGCCCAGCCCGACGAGGTGCGCGTCACCCATCTCGACCTGAAGCTGGCGATCGATTTTCCGCAGCGCAAGCTGGACGGTCAGGCGACGTTGACGCTGAACTGGAAGGATCCCAAGGCCAGCATGCTGGTGCTGGACACGCGCGACCTCACCATCACGCGTGTCGATGCGGTCGATGCGCAGGGCAAAACATCGCCGCTGACGTTTGCGCTCGCGCCACGCGATAAGCAACTCGGCAGCAAACTCACCATCCAGGCGCCGCAACATCCGCAGGAAGTGCGCATTGTGTACGCCACCTCGCCCAACGCATCGGGCCTGCAATGGTTGCCGCCCGCGCAAACGGCGGACAAGAAGCAGCCTTTCATGTTCTCGCAATCCGAATCTATCCACGCGCGCTCGTGGGTGCCACTGCAGGATTCACCCGCGATTCGCTTCACGTACACGGCCGATGTCACGGCGCCCAAGGACACGCGTGTCGCGATGAGCGCGCCGAACGATTCGTCGCATGCGTTGAATGGTCACTTCAACTTCGACCAGGCGCATCCGATTCCGTCGTACTTGCTCGCGATCGCTGCAGGCGATCTTGCCGCGAAAGACACGGGACCACGCTCGGCGGTGTACGCGGAGCCTTCGGTGGTCGGCAAAGCCGCGCATGAATTTGAAGATACGGAAAAGATGATACGCACCACGGAATCGTTGTACGGCCCGTATCGTTGGGGCCGTTACGACATCTTGGTGTTGCCGCCGAGTTTCCCGTACGGCGGCATGGAAAATCCGAATATGACGTTCGCCACGCCGACCGTGCTGGTGGGCGACAAGAGTTTGGTTTCGTTGGTTGCGCATGAGCTGGCGCACTCGTGGTCGGGCAATCTGATTACGGCGGCATCGTGGCGCGACATCTGGCTCAACGAAGGCATCACCACATACGTGCAAGGCCGCATTACCGAGGCGTTGTACGGCAAGCGCCAAGCCGACGAAGAAGCCTTGCTCGATATCCATACCGTGCAAAAGGAAATCGCCACACTGCCGTTGAATTCGCAGCGGCTTGCTCCGGTGCCCGGCAAGGTGGATGCGGACGACTCGCTGTCAGATGTCGCATACAACAAAGGTTCGTGGTTTCTGCGCACGCTGGAACAACGCTACGGTCGCGAGAACTTCGACAACTATCTGAAGGGCTATTTCAGCCACTTCGCGTTCCAGAGCATTACCACCGAACAGATGCTCGATTATTTGAAGCCCAATCTGATCGACAAATACCCCGGCAAAATGAGCTGGAACGAAGTGAAGGAATGGGTCTACGGCGCCGGCCTTCCCAAGAACGCGCCAATTCCCGACTCGCCGCGCTTCGACGCCATCGACAAGGAACGCACAGCGTTTCTCGGCGGCACGCTGACGGCCGCCAAGCTCGATGCGAAGAGTTGGAACACACAGGAATGGATGTACTTCCTCGACGGCATGCCGGAAGCGCCGTCGCTCGCCAAGATGCAGGAACTGGATGCAACGTGGCATCTCACCGGTACGCCCAACGCCGAAATCGGCATGCGTTGGTACGTGCATGCGATTGCCGCGGGCGACAAGGCCACCTGGCCTGCCGCAGCGGAACATATGACGCGTATCGGCCGCCTGTACCTCACCATGCCGGTCTATCGCGCGCTAAGCAAAACGCCGGAAGGCCTGGCCTTTGCCGAACAGGTGTACAGCAAGGCGAAGGACGGCTATCACCCGCTCACGCAACAGGCGGTCGAAGCCTTGTTTGCGAAGGCCAAAGGCACCAAATCCTGATCCGACGTTCTGGACCTTCGCTATCCCGGCCACGCCGGGATAGCGAACATCCCCTTGGTTATTGCGAGACACCTCAATGAGCACTCCCGCTAACGCGAATGCGCGCCCCCTTTGGCAACGGCTGCTGATACGCCGACTTAAATTTCTCGGCATGCTTGCCGCGTTGCTGATCGTGCTCGGCGGCGGCACTTATCTCTTTGCGCCGCAGTGGCTGATGAAAGCCAACACCTGGCGCGAGGCGATGAACGCCCAGCTGTCGAAGCGCTCGGTGCAAGCGGGCGATACGCGCTGGGTGTATTACGAAGGCGGCCAAGGTCCGACTATCGTACTGCTGCACGGTTTTGCGGCGCGCAAGGAAGTGTGGCTGAAAGTGGCGCCGCTGCTCACCGCGCATTTCCATGTTGTGATTCCCGATCTACCCGGCTGGGGCGAGTCGTCGCGCGTCGCCGGCGCCAGCTACAACATCGACAACCAGGCGGATCGGTTGAACGATTTCGTCCAGACGCTTCATTTGCAGCACGCACTTATTGTCGGCCACTCCATGGGCGGCGCGATCGCCGGCGTGTATGCCGCGGAGCATCCTCAGGATGTCGCCGAGCTGGCGCTCGTCGATTCGTTTGGCCTCAAGTTCAAGGAAAACGACTTCGCCAAGGAAGCGATGAGCGGCAAAGATCCGTTCGTTTTCAACGACCGCGCCGGCTTCTACCAAGCCAATGCGCTGGCCTTCGAACACGTGCCGAAACTGCCCGGGCGCCTGGTCGACGTATTCGTCGAAGACAATGTCAACAATCGCGCGTTCATCGATCATACGTTCAACGAGCTGCGCGAAAACTCGCAGGTACTGTCGCTGCAGAACCAACTCGACAAGCTCACCATGCCGGTGCTCGGCATGTGGTGCCGCGACGACAAGATCATCGATATTTCGGCACTCGAAAGTTTGCGCGGCGGCCTAACGCATTCACCTTCGATCAGCACCAGCGTGCTTAACGGATGCAATCACATGCCGCAGATGGAGAAGCCGCAGGCGTTCGTGCAGGTATTGACGAGCTTCGCGCTGGCGCATTGATGGCGCGTTAGCAACATGCGTGTACGGCATCCTCACGCATCGGATGCCGCGCACGCACGATTTGCATGATGATCGGGTTTTTCATGCAGCAATCGACGCGTGACGCCATTGGTCCATCCGAAGCCGTCCTGCAGCGGATATTCGCCGCCGCCACCGCCGACGGCTTGACCGGTCGATCCGACTAGCGCGTATTTCTCCACCAGCTTGCTTTCCCGCTTGTACAAGCCGCTGACGGTATGAAGCCAGCGATGCGCAATGTCGTCGGCTAAATCGTCCAGTGCGTATTGGCGCAGGCCGTGAATCGCCAGCCATTGCAAGGGCGCCCAACCGTTTGGCTTGTCCCACTGCTCGCCTGTTTCGACTTCGCTGGCGACCAGGCCCCCTTTGGCCAGCAGTCGTTTGCGCAATGACTCGGCGACGCGTTCCGCTTGCGTCTGGCTCGCGAGCCCTACATAAAGCGGCGTGCAGGTTGCTGCATTAAGTGCTTCGCGTGACGCATGACGTTGCCAGTCGTAGTCGAGATAGACACCAACGACATCGTCCCAAAGCAAACGGTTGATCGCTTGGCGTCGCGCTTCCGCGCGCTTGGCGAATGCCTCCGCTTGTTTTCGTTGACCGTCTGCGCGACTGAGTTCGGCGATTTGTTGTTCCAGCTTGTAGACGAATGCGTTGAGATCCACTGGCAAGATGGCGGTGGTGCGAATCGTTTCGAGCTTGCCGTTGTCGCACCAGCGCGAACTGAAG includes:
- the pip gene encoding prolyl aminopeptidase; the protein is MHTMYPEIEPYRTHRIAVDDRHTLYVEECGNPDGLPVVFLHGGPGAGLSPYHRRFFDPARYRIVLFDQRGAGQSTPFADLTDNTTWHLVADIEAIREQLQIERWGVFGGSWGSTLALAYAQTHPERVLGLVLRGIFLCRPEEVRWYYEEGGASWILPEKWQRYAEAIPPEERTNMLDAYWKRLTSDDENVRLQAATAWGAWEGGGITLEESPETEASFAAPEVAVSLARIEAHYFRNGAFLKHDQLLHGVEKLRRIPTVIVHGRYDIICPVKNACDLAAVWPEAEFHIVLAGHAASEPAIVDVLVQATDKLADRYV
- a CDS encoding glutathione S-transferase family protein; this encodes MLTLFDYPASENAWKVRQLLHHLKRPYHTVNVSIFEGEGRTAAYLRISPTGTVPAIQLDDGRSLSESNAILFFLATDTPYLPADAFGRAKVQQWLSFEQERVESVIGSLRYWTLTGKLERRPPALVEMKRAAGERTLQILDRELAQRPFLTDHGYSVADISLFAYTSHAEEAGFSLAPHPHVRAWIDRVKSQPGFLATMHPYSDDPHSSGELP
- a CDS encoding M1 family metallopeptidase; translated protein: MSPLRTLALGALLLPVAAYADDPYSYAQPDEVRVTHLDLKLAIDFPQRKLDGQATLTLNWKDPKASMLVLDTRDLTITRVDAVDAQGKTSPLTFALAPRDKQLGSKLTIQAPQHPQEVRIVYATSPNASGLQWLPPAQTADKKQPFMFSQSESIHARSWVPLQDSPAIRFTYTADVTAPKDTRVAMSAPNDSSHALNGHFNFDQAHPIPSYLLAIAAGDLAAKDTGPRSAVYAEPSVVGKAAHEFEDTEKMIRTTESLYGPYRWGRYDILVLPPSFPYGGMENPNMTFATPTVLVGDKSLVSLVAHELAHSWSGNLITAASWRDIWLNEGITTYVQGRITEALYGKRQADEEALLDIHTVQKEIATLPLNSQRLAPVPGKVDADDSLSDVAYNKGSWFLRTLEQRYGRENFDNYLKGYFSHFAFQSITTEQMLDYLKPNLIDKYPGKMSWNEVKEWVYGAGLPKNAPIPDSPRFDAIDKERTAFLGGTLTAAKLDAKSWNTQEWMYFLDGMPEAPSLAKMQELDATWHLTGTPNAEIGMRWYVHAIAAGDKATWPAAAEHMTRIGRLYLTMPVYRALSKTPEGLAFAEQVYSKAKDGYHPLTQQAVEALFAKAKGTKS
- a CDS encoding alpha/beta fold hydrolase, with translation MSTPANANARPLWQRLLIRRLKFLGMLAALLIVLGGGTYLFAPQWLMKANTWREAMNAQLSKRSVQAGDTRWVYYEGGQGPTIVLLHGFAARKEVWLKVAPLLTAHFHVVIPDLPGWGESSRVAGASYNIDNQADRLNDFVQTLHLQHALIVGHSMGGAIAGVYAAEHPQDVAELALVDSFGLKFKENDFAKEAMSGKDPFVFNDRAGFYQANALAFEHVPKLPGRLVDVFVEDNVNNRAFIDHTFNELRENSQVLSLQNQLDKLTMPVLGMWCRDDKIIDISALESLRGGLTHSPSISTSVLNGCNHMPQMEKPQAFVQVLTSFALAH